A DNA window from Anaerocolumna sp. AGMB13020 contains the following coding sequences:
- a CDS encoding ABC transporter permease, translated as MKKASGKKKTKRGRWTKDDSQLSLLALPTFVWYVLFSYLPMFGVVIAFKNYRIFPGKGFLYNLIHSDWSGFGNFVYMFKSNSFALLLRNTILYNVVFVILGILIPVTLAIMLSLIHGKVKSKIYQTCMFFPHFLSWVVVSYFVFSFLSADKGIFNQILETLGREPVQWYMEAKYWPFILIFMKMWKGVGYGTVVYLACITGVDTTYYEAAVIDGATKWKQVKYITIPFLKPIIIMMFILSIGGIFSSDFGLFYQVTRGIPASLYNVSSTIDTYIYNAIRSNSPIGMTSATSLLQSVACCFTILFANWIVKKVDDEYAII; from the coding sequence ATGAAAAAAGCTTCGGGGAAGAAAAAAACAAAAAGAGGGCGCTGGACGAAAGATGATTCGCAGTTATCCTTGCTGGCTTTACCTACCTTTGTATGGTATGTATTATTTAGCTATTTGCCTATGTTTGGTGTGGTAATTGCATTTAAGAATTATAGAATTTTTCCCGGAAAAGGATTTCTATATAATTTGATACATAGTGATTGGTCCGGTTTCGGAAATTTTGTGTACATGTTCAAATCAAATAGTTTTGCATTATTACTTCGTAACACGATTCTTTACAATGTGGTATTCGTTATATTGGGTATCCTGATACCGGTTACTTTAGCGATTATGCTCAGCCTGATACATGGCAAGGTCAAATCCAAGATTTATCAGACCTGTATGTTCTTCCCCCATTTCTTGTCCTGGGTTGTTGTAAGTTATTTTGTATTTTCATTTCTCAGTGCTGATAAAGGAATTTTTAATCAGATATTGGAGACCTTGGGAAGAGAGCCTGTTCAGTGGTACATGGAAGCAAAGTACTGGCCTTTCATTCTTATCTTCATGAAGATGTGGAAAGGAGTCGGTTATGGAACAGTAGTTTATCTGGCTTGTATAACAGGTGTTGATACTACTTATTACGAAGCGGCTGTTATAGATGGAGCTACAAAATGGAAGCAGGTAAAATATATTACCATTCCCTTTTTAAAGCCTATCATAATCATGATGTTCATCTTAAGTATCGGAGGTATTTTCAGCTCTGACTTCGGATTATTTTATCAGGTTACAAGAGGAATACCGGCATCCCTTTATAATGTATCCTCAACAATTGATACCTATATATACAATGCAATCAGATCTAATTCACCAATTGGCATGACATCCGCAACTTCACTCCTGCAATCTGTTGCCTGCTGCTTTACAATATTGTTTGCGAACTGGATCGTTAAAAAAGTAGATGACGAATATGCGATCATATAA
- a CDS encoding alpha-L-fucosidase gives MESFMEKLISVVPSENQLNWQKLEYTAFFHYGINSFTDREWGTGKEEAFLFSPKNLDTDQWCEVLKKAEIKACIITAKHHDGFCLWNTAYTRHSVMHTPFGRDIVAELSASCEKYGIKLGVYLSPWDMHEASYGSGEEYNDFFCGQLTELLTQYGKLYSVWFDGACGEGPNGKRQEYDWKRYYALIRRLQPEAVISVCGPDVRWCGNEAGDCRESEWSVVPAEVFSQSDIMENSQKTDNEEFRKQGLDQQTKDLGSLKVVSKAESLIWYPAEVNVSIRPGWFYHEAEDHQVKSFAALKHIYLNSVGGNGVFLLNIPPHKDGFITRFDEERLVELGDFIRENFQNNYAEQAVLKATETEGAYEISNVLKEDETFWKAVDNCNACEIIINLKEEKQIHYVVLQEQIRMSQRVEHFEIWADTKEKSELLLYSGTTIGYKKICELVPLEVITLRIVFKEFRVAPVIRHVGLY, from the coding sequence ATGGAATCATTTATGGAAAAATTAATATCGGTTGTACCCAGTGAAAATCAGTTGAATTGGCAGAAGCTTGAATATACAGCTTTCTTTCACTATGGAATCAACAGTTTTACAGACCGGGAATGGGGAACAGGAAAGGAGGAGGCTTTCCTTTTTTCTCCGAAGAACCTTGATACGGATCAATGGTGTGAAGTGCTTAAAAAGGCTGAGATAAAAGCCTGTATCATTACTGCAAAGCATCATGACGGTTTCTGTCTCTGGAATACTGCATACACCAGACATTCGGTTATGCATACCCCCTTCGGCCGTGATATTGTAGCAGAGCTTTCTGCCTCCTGTGAGAAATATGGTATTAAATTGGGGGTATATCTGTCTCCCTGGGATATGCATGAGGCGTCCTATGGAAGCGGAGAAGAGTATAATGATTTCTTTTGCGGACAGCTGACAGAGCTTTTGACCCAATACGGCAAACTCTATAGTGTCTGGTTTGATGGAGCCTGTGGTGAGGGACCAAATGGAAAAAGGCAGGAGTACGACTGGAAACGCTACTATGCATTGATCCGGAGATTGCAGCCGGAAGCAGTCATTTCGGTGTGCGGTCCGGATGTGCGCTGGTGTGGAAATGAGGCTGGAGACTGCAGAGAATCGGAATGGAGTGTGGTGCCTGCGGAAGTTTTTTCACAGTCTGACATTATGGAGAACTCACAAAAGACGGATAATGAAGAATTCCGTAAGCAAGGGCTGGATCAGCAAACGAAGGACCTTGGCAGCCTTAAAGTGGTAAGCAAGGCAGAAAGTCTGATCTGGTATCCAGCAGAAGTCAATGTATCCATCCGGCCGGGATGGTTTTATCATGAAGCAGAAGATCACCAGGTAAAGTCATTTGCGGCGCTGAAACATATTTACCTTAATTCTGTTGGTGGTAACGGTGTCTTTCTTTTAAATATTCCTCCCCACAAAGATGGCTTTATCACAAGGTTTGATGAAGAAAGATTAGTAGAATTAGGCGATTTCATCCGAGAAAACTTTCAAAACAATTATGCAGAACAGGCTGTTTTAAAGGCAACGGAAACCGAAGGAGCATATGAAATCTCCAATGTACTGAAAGAGGATGAGACCTTTTGGAAAGCAGTTGATAATTGTAATGCCTGTGAAATAATAATTAACCTGAAAGAAGAGAAGCAGATACATTATGTAGTCCTTCAGGAACAGATTAGAATGAGCCAGAGGGTAGAGCACTTTGAAATTTGGGCTGATACCAAAGAAAAGTCAGAGCTCTTACTATATAGCGGGACTACCATTGGATATAAAAAAATCTGTGAGCTGGTACCGTTAGAGGTTATAACGTTAAGAATTGTCTTTAAAGAATTCCGAGTGGCTCCTGTCATTCGCCATGTAGGTTTGTACTAA
- a CDS encoding glycoside hydrolase family 2 TIM barrel-domain containing protein, with translation MKKTEWQDPTFLHKGREKERAYFIPYHNMDSALRDVKEQSDSYRLLNGTWDFKYFDRYYEMTEVIEHWDSIPVPSSWQMLGFDKPYYTNINYPHPVDPPYVPDDNPCGVYRKIIEIEESWQEKEVYMILEGVNSCFYLYINGQEIGYSQCSHMPAEFRITPFLKQGGNEVIVKVLKWCDGSYLEDQDFFRLSGIFRDVYLLARDKVHIQDIHIESDLQRVTACLDFSKEEEDQEMPVWSSLYYKDILVEKQQVMNGRVTFVMDSPKLWTAETPNLYTLVFQLQEEYIPLQVGFRTIEVSKKGELLINGTSVKLKGVNHHDTHPEKGHVMSLEDIHKDLIAMKRLNINTIRTSHYPPASEFLKLCNQYGFYVVDEADLEMHGFATKTTGCEYKAYAKDWLTDAPLWEEALLERIKRMVERDKNHPCVIMWSLGNESGYGSHYNEMCRWIKSRDKVRLIHYERANMVDNPPCVDVVSYMYMSVETLEEEGADKKDTRPYFLCEYSHAMGNGPGDVKDYVDTFYRYPRLIGGCIWEWADHAVLREGNYYYGGDFGETTHDGNFCVDGLVFADRTFKAGSLEAKAAYQYLKAELLDGSCGEITITNLHDFTDLKEFTLNWELMTDGEIITQGEMAVELKPHESKNLFLDYKLPDSCKMGCFLNLSLITAKDAEWAMAGYETAMIQLPIPQVPINDWFKDTMLTEAKASVRELKLKDGKDTLTVFCDSGIEYSFDKHKGTFTGIRINGEELFKEPAKLTAWRAPTDNDRYIKHKWGLFSDYYSGWNINHLFHKCYRMDWKKAEEDQVEISVSGSLAGVAREPFARYEACYRVDAKGYLTVDLKVKIHEECIWLPRFGYEFILPEEMEQIDYFGRGPYENYRDMCHHVKTGLYHSTATEEYVPYIMPQEHGNHTGVKYLRVYKEKGAALEFYSEKGFECNVSRYDSEQLTEAVHSHELEPKGQTIVRVDYKVSGIGSHSCGPELLEKYRLNEKSFHHKFCIRASHIANK, from the coding sequence ATGAAAAAAACAGAATGGCAAGATCCAACATTCCTGCATAAAGGCAGAGAAAAAGAAAGAGCTTATTTTATTCCCTATCATAACATGGATTCAGCTTTACGAGATGTAAAGGAGCAGTCTGACTCATACAGGTTACTAAATGGTACCTGGGATTTTAAGTATTTTGACAGATATTATGAGATGACAGAGGTTATTGAACATTGGGACAGCATTCCGGTGCCCTCAAGCTGGCAAATGTTAGGATTTGATAAACCTTATTACACAAATATCAATTATCCTCATCCTGTTGACCCTCCTTATGTACCGGATGATAATCCCTGCGGTGTATATAGAAAAATCATAGAAATAGAAGAGAGCTGGCAGGAAAAAGAAGTATATATGATTCTGGAAGGCGTTAATTCCTGTTTTTATCTTTATATTAACGGACAGGAAATTGGCTACAGTCAGTGCAGTCATATGCCGGCGGAATTTCGGATAACCCCCTTCTTAAAGCAAGGAGGCAATGAAGTAATCGTAAAAGTTCTTAAATGGTGTGATGGCAGCTATCTGGAAGATCAGGATTTTTTCCGTTTGTCAGGAATATTCAGAGATGTATATTTATTGGCAAGAGATAAGGTGCATATACAGGATATTCATATAGAAAGTGATTTGCAAAGGGTTACGGCTTGCCTTGACTTCTCAAAGGAGGAGGAAGACCAGGAGATGCCGGTATGGAGCAGTTTATATTATAAGGATATCCTGGTGGAAAAACAGCAGGTGATGAATGGACGGGTTACCTTTGTTATGGATTCACCTAAGCTTTGGACGGCGGAAACACCTAACCTTTACACTCTGGTATTTCAGTTACAGGAGGAATACATACCGCTTCAGGTTGGATTTCGAACCATAGAAGTCTCAAAGAAGGGGGAGCTGCTGATCAATGGAACTTCCGTAAAGCTAAAAGGTGTAAATCATCATGATACCCATCCTGAAAAGGGGCATGTAATGTCTCTTGAAGATATCCATAAAGATCTCATTGCCATGAAACGTTTAAATATTAATACCATACGAACTTCTCATTATCCGCCTGCTTCGGAATTCCTAAAGCTATGTAACCAATATGGATTTTATGTGGTGGACGAAGCGGACCTTGAAATGCATGGTTTTGCAACAAAGACAACCGGTTGTGAGTATAAGGCCTATGCAAAGGACTGGCTTACGGATGCTCCTCTGTGGGAAGAGGCCTTGCTGGAAAGAATAAAAAGAATGGTCGAAAGGGATAAGAATCATCCCTGCGTAATTATGTGGTCCTTGGGAAATGAATCCGGGTATGGAAGTCATTATAACGAAATGTGCAGGTGGATCAAAAGCAGAGATAAGGTGCGGCTCATACATTATGAGAGAGCCAATATGGTAGATAATCCTCCTTGTGTAGATGTTGTCAGCTATATGTATATGAGTGTGGAGACGCTGGAAGAAGAGGGGGCTGACAAAAAAGATACTCGTCCTTATTTCCTGTGTGAATATTCTCATGCCATGGGAAATGGTCCGGGAGATGTAAAGGATTATGTAGATACCTTTTACCGATATCCCAGACTGATTGGCGGCTGTATCTGGGAGTGGGCGGATCATGCAGTGCTTAGAGAGGGTAACTATTATTACGGAGGAGATTTTGGAGAGACTACCCATGACGGAAATTTTTGTGTAGACGGTTTGGTTTTTGCAGACCGTACCTTTAAAGCTGGCTCCTTAGAAGCAAAAGCAGCCTATCAATACTTAAAAGCAGAGTTGCTGGATGGAAGCTGCGGTGAAATTACCATAACCAATCTTCATGATTTTACGGATTTAAAAGAATTTACCCTGAACTGGGAACTGATGACAGATGGTGAAATAATAACCCAAGGTGAAATGGCAGTGGAGCTAAAACCTCATGAATCCAAGAATTTATTCCTGGATTATAAACTGCCGGATAGTTGTAAAATGGGGTGTTTTTTGAACCTTTCTTTAATTACTGCTAAGGATGCTGAGTGGGCAATGGCGGGTTATGAAACTGCTATGATACAGCTTCCCATACCTCAGGTACCGATAAACGATTGGTTTAAAGACACTATGTTAACGGAAGCAAAAGCTTCTGTTAGAGAACTAAAGCTGAAGGACGGAAAGGATACTTTGACAGTCTTTTGTGATTCTGGTATTGAGTACAGCTTTGATAAACATAAAGGAACCTTTACCGGTATCAGAATAAACGGTGAGGAGCTGTTTAAAGAGCCAGCAAAGCTTACGGCCTGGAGAGCGCCAACAGATAATGATAGATATATTAAGCATAAATGGGGACTCTTTTCTGATTATTACAGCGGTTGGAATATAAATCATCTATTTCATAAGTGTTACCGTATGGACTGGAAGAAGGCTGAGGAAGACCAGGTTGAGATTTCTGTAAGCGGAAGTCTTGCAGGAGTAGCAAGAGAGCCCTTTGCAAGATACGAAGCCTGTTACCGGGTAGATGCGAAGGGATATCTGACAGTTGACCTTAAGGTTAAAATTCACGAAGAGTGTATTTGGCTGCCGAGATTTGGTTATGAATTTATTCTCCCGGAAGAAATGGAGCAAATAGATTATTTTGGCAGGGGGCCCTATGAGAATTACAGGGATATGTGCCATCATGTTAAGACAGGATTATACCATTCCACAGCAACGGAAGAATATGTTCCTTACATAATGCCTCAGGAGCATGGAAATCACACGGGAGTAAAATATCTGAGAGTTTATAAGGAGAAAGGAGCTGCACTTGAGTTCTATTCTGAAAAGGGCTTTGAATGTAATGTATCCCGGTATGATTCTGAACAGTTAACAGAAGCTGTTCATAGTCATGAACTGGAACCCAAGGGTCAGACAATCGTCAGAGTGGATTATAAAGTCAGCGGAATTGGTTCTCATAGCTGCGGACCTGAATTGCTGGAGAAATACAGGCTTAATGAAAAGTCCTTTCATCACAAATTTTGCATCCGAGCTTCTCACATAGCAAATAAATAA
- a CDS encoding LacI family DNA-binding transcriptional regulator: MKRAKIQDIADLLDISRVTVWKVFNNKEGVSEDMKRKVLECAAELNYQPSKLQEAGIAMPLKKQTLVSVVVSRPETSAFWVKIIHQLAEEFSNSGIGLMYTYLPAHLTEGYVLPQSLTDGSIQGIIIMNVYDDAMLKLLNELAIPKVFLDIVTGMTTESLKGDLLLLEGRDSIKEIVTSLINKGHERIGFIGDIQYAKTNMERYEGYVSAMYQFGKSIDPNICYTGNMTLNTYVSVIEDFMNGITQVPDAFVCVNDHAANILVQYLESHGYHVPEDVSVSGYDDNNEFNYTKNLTTVQVNNSQIGKRLAKQLLYRIDNPEDPYEVTYVRTKVIYRNSTGI; the protein is encoded by the coding sequence ATGAAACGAGCGAAAATACAAGATATAGCTGATTTACTGGATATATCTAGGGTAACTGTATGGAAGGTGTTTAATAACAAAGAGGGTGTCTCAGAGGACATGAAACGAAAAGTTTTGGAATGTGCCGCTGAATTAAACTACCAGCCATCAAAACTTCAGGAGGCGGGCATAGCGATGCCCTTAAAGAAACAGACATTAGTTTCGGTAGTGGTATCCAGGCCGGAAACATCGGCATTCTGGGTAAAGATAATCCACCAGCTGGCAGAAGAATTTTCAAACAGCGGTATCGGTTTGATGTATACATATCTGCCGGCACATCTGACAGAGGGGTATGTGCTGCCGCAATCTTTAACAGATGGTAGTATTCAGGGAATTATTATCATGAATGTCTATGATGATGCTATGCTGAAGCTGCTTAATGAACTGGCAATACCAAAGGTGTTTTTGGATATTGTAACAGGAATGACCACGGAATCCTTAAAAGGGGATCTGCTGCTTTTAGAAGGAAGAGACAGTATCAAAGAAATTGTTACCTCCTTGATCAACAAAGGTCATGAACGTATAGGATTTATTGGTGATATCCAGTATGCGAAGACCAATATGGAGCGATACGAAGGGTATGTATCGGCAATGTATCAATTTGGGAAGTCTATTGATCCCAATATCTGCTATACCGGAAATATGACTTTAAACACTTATGTTAGTGTCATAGAAGATTTTATGAATGGTATCACACAAGTACCGGATGCTTTTGTGTGCGTAAATGATCATGCTGCCAACATACTTGTTCAATATCTTGAGAGCCATGGATATCATGTGCCGGAGGATGTGTCGGTGTCTGGTTATGATGATAATAATGAATTCAATTACACAAAGAATCTGACCACTGTACAGGTTAATAATTCTCAAATTGGAAAACGTCTGGCAAAGCAATTACTGTATAGAATTGATAACCCTGAGGACCCTTATGAAGTTACTTATGTACGGACAAAAGTAATCTACCGAAATTCAACGGGAATATAA
- a CDS encoding RNA polymerase sigma factor → MLEHNIFLVHAEKHKDTVFRISLSYLGNTYDAEDVVQEVFMKLYITNKHFATDDHVRYWLIRVTINTCKNLLRSSWKTKNVAFDQVTVPVAAFEHSEQEDLYQAVMELPEKYRTVLYLYYYEELSTKEIARLLKITVTSVTTRLSRARDQLKEVWIYE, encoded by the coding sequence TTGTTGGAGCACAATATTTTTCTTGTGCATGCAGAAAAACATAAAGATACTGTTTTTCGTATTTCATTAAGTTATCTGGGTAACACCTATGATGCGGAGGATGTGGTACAAGAGGTATTTATGAAACTATATATAACGAATAAGCATTTCGCAACGGATGATCATGTCAGATACTGGTTAATACGGGTTACTATAAATACCTGCAAAAACCTGCTAAGGAGTTCCTGGAAGACAAAGAACGTAGCCTTCGACCAGGTCACAGTGCCAGTAGCTGCATTTGAACACAGCGAGCAGGAAGACTTATACCAGGCAGTCATGGAGCTGCCGGAAAAATACCGTACTGTCCTGTATCTGTATTATTATGAAGAACTGTCCACCAAAGAAATTGCCCGATTATTAAAAATAACTGTTACTTCTGTAACCACCAGACTTTCTCGTGCACGAGACCAGTTAAAGGAGGTTTGGATATATGAATGA
- a CDS encoding sialate O-acetylesterase yields the protein MARFKTAAIFSDHMVLQRDKNICIFGQGENNKTVVVTFNENTYETKVKAESWSLLLPPMKAGTGFELSVRCEKEVRHFVNVAIGEVWLAGGQSNMEYELRNCTGGQEMLQKDKNSKVRYFYSNKMSYIDEVFYEKEAKTSWAEFSEENAKHWSAVGYIFAKKLSEELNVTVGVIGCNWGGTSATCWMGEEAVREDAELNTYWEEYYRETEGKTEELQIKEFKEYEDYHEKWDKECTRLYSEDTEMTWEKVQEILGPCLWPGPKSCMNPFRPSGLYHTILKRLIPYTLRGFIYYQGESDDHKPGMYQKLLTRLIKQWRSDWRDQTLPFLLVQLPMHRYKDTIDFKNWCLIREAQMNTFQTVKNTGIAVTLDCGEFNEIHPKDKRLVGERLAQQALYHVFHKSSEEEAFGPIYRSFEYLEGGIELSFDYATEGFEVRGEYNGFEITDDELNYQPALYEIRDSKIFVYSNQVVKPEAVRYCWTNYSEVALFGKNGIPLAPFRTMS from the coding sequence ATGGCAAGATTTAAGACAGCTGCAATATTCAGTGATCACATGGTATTGCAACGAGATAAAAATATCTGTATATTTGGGCAAGGTGAAAATAATAAGACAGTAGTGGTAACTTTCAATGAGAATACCTATGAAACAAAGGTAAAAGCTGAGAGCTGGTCTTTGTTGCTGCCACCGATGAAAGCTGGTACGGGTTTTGAACTGAGCGTTCGTTGTGAGAAGGAAGTAAGGCATTTTGTAAATGTTGCAATTGGTGAAGTCTGGCTGGCTGGCGGTCAATCCAATATGGAATATGAGCTTAGAAATTGCACCGGCGGACAGGAGATGCTTCAGAAGGACAAAAATTCCAAGGTAAGATATTTCTATTCCAATAAAATGTCCTATATCGATGAGGTATTTTATGAGAAAGAAGCCAAGACCAGCTGGGCAGAATTCAGTGAAGAAAATGCAAAACATTGGTCTGCAGTCGGATATATCTTTGCAAAGAAACTGTCGGAGGAACTAAATGTTACCGTAGGGGTAATCGGTTGCAACTGGGGTGGAACTTCAGCAACCTGCTGGATGGGAGAAGAGGCTGTCAGAGAAGATGCGGAACTGAATACCTACTGGGAGGAGTATTATAGGGAAACAGAAGGTAAAACAGAAGAACTGCAGATAAAGGAATTTAAGGAATACGAGGATTACCATGAGAAATGGGATAAGGAATGTACAAGATTATATTCCGAGGACACGGAAATGACCTGGGAAAAAGTTCAGGAAATACTGGGACCCTGTCTATGGCCAGGACCAAAGAGTTGTATGAATCCCTTTCGGCCCAGTGGTCTGTATCATACTATCCTGAAACGGCTTATTCCATACACCTTAAGGGGCTTTATCTATTATCAGGGGGAATCGGATGACCACAAACCCGGTATGTATCAGAAATTATTGACACGTCTCATTAAACAATGGAGATCGGATTGGAGGGATCAGACGTTGCCTTTTTTACTGGTTCAGCTTCCGATGCATCGCTACAAGGATACAATTGATTTTAAGAACTGGTGCCTGATTCGTGAGGCACAGATGAATACCTTCCAAACAGTTAAGAATACAGGGATTGCTGTAACCTTGGATTGCGGTGAATTTAACGAAATACACCCCAAGGATAAGAGGCTGGTAGGAGAACGTCTTGCGCAGCAGGCACTTTATCATGTATTTCATAAAAGCAGTGAGGAAGAAGCCTTTGGTCCAATCTATCGTTCTTTTGAGTACCTGGAAGGCGGGATTGAACTGAGCTTTGATTATGCGACAGAGGGTTTTGAAGTACGAGGTGAATATAATGGTTTTGAGATTACAGATGACGAACTGAATTATCAGCCTGCATTATATGAAATCCGAGATTCAAAAATATTTGTTTATTCCAACCAGGTTGTAAAGCCGGAGGCGGTTCGTTATTGCTGGACGAATTATAGTGAGGTAGCGCTTTTTGGAAAAAATGGAATTCCGTTGGCACCCTTTCGTACAATGTCATAA
- a CDS encoding right-handed parallel beta-helix repeat-containing protein: MNKRKGSMFFVVILLINLFTLNLSGGSAKAASVYYVSATGNDITGTGTLSNPWKTIQKAADTMTAGDTCIIRGGTYRETVTLNTSGTSANPINFKAYTGETVTVSGAEPVTGWVNYSGSVYYAPMTGSLGTKDQIFVNKQMQFEARWPNSATLDPLNATFATVDSGSSTTIYDADLTQAAGYWVGKTVWCVPGTGYKSYKSTITSSGVGSITFDAMGIAAAAGNSYYITGNLKELDSAGEWYYDSSTSRLYLWAPGGVNPNTLTVEAKKRTYAFDLSSRSYINITGINIFASSIRMSASNYCKVSDLTAEYISHDSDVTSQYSTGIFMSGTNNELRNSTLTYSSGNLVSIQGTGNKVINNLIHEADYSAADIPAIYLLGSNHLISHNTVYNAGRHLIFMPTQNSRIQYNNLYNAGKLTRDCGILYEFAWDGQGTAIHHNYIHDNLAKNFSSTGIYLDNGSKGYIVHHNVVWGNYTGIRLNTPSNFNLIYNNTTYGNGNVGYWGSNFQTDMYGDRIFNNIFTTAFTLPGTHIEGNNIFSGTNPLFSDISSYDFRLQAASPAINAGVVIPGITEGYIGSAPDIGAYEYGGTNWTAGHNFSSPPNPVFENYSVLYDNNVRQSGFENGIISPWVTTHGGTATSVSNARSCSKSVRLGAGEDGIKQVLTGLSPNTSYICTAWVKAEAGGQIQIGVTGFGGTDVTATSINTAWTMMSIPFTTGAGVTSATVYAYKPSGGAYVYVDDFGVVEQ, encoded by the coding sequence GTGAATAAGAGAAAAGGCTCTATGTTCTTCGTTGTAATCTTGCTGATTAATTTGTTTACTTTAAACCTGAGTGGTGGAAGCGCAAAAGCAGCTTCCGTATATTATGTTTCTGCGACAGGGAATGACATCACTGGAACCGGTACCTTATCAAATCCATGGAAAACCATACAAAAGGCAGCAGATACCATGACAGCAGGAGATACCTGTATCATACGAGGGGGGACCTATCGGGAAACTGTTACCCTGAATACTTCCGGGACTTCTGCCAATCCCATAAACTTTAAGGCGTATACAGGAGAGACGGTAACAGTTTCCGGCGCAGAGCCCGTTACTGGCTGGGTAAATTACTCCGGCTCTGTCTATTATGCACCTATGACTGGTTCCCTTGGAACAAAAGATCAAATATTTGTTAACAAACAAATGCAATTTGAAGCCAGATGGCCAAATTCGGCAACCCTTGACCCTTTAAATGCAACCTTTGCAACCGTTGATTCCGGTTCCTCCACAACAATCTATGATGCGGACTTAACACAGGCTGCCGGTTATTGGGTTGGCAAAACGGTTTGGTGTGTTCCCGGAACCGGGTATAAATCTTATAAAAGTACTATCACCAGTTCAGGTGTCGGTTCCATTACCTTTGACGCTATGGGGATTGCCGCGGCGGCAGGCAACAGCTATTATATCACGGGTAATCTTAAGGAGCTTGACAGTGCCGGTGAATGGTATTATGACAGCAGTACCAGCAGGCTTTACTTATGGGCACCCGGTGGTGTTAATCCAAATACGCTTACAGTAGAAGCAAAAAAGCGGACCTATGCATTTGATTTGAGCTCCCGCTCTTACATAAACATTACCGGAATCAACATCTTTGCCTCCAGTATCAGAATGTCAGCCTCTAATTACTGCAAAGTGTCTGACCTTACTGCGGAATATATCAGCCATGATTCTGATGTTACCAGCCAATACAGTACCGGGATATTTATGTCTGGTACCAACAATGAGCTCAGGAACAGTACCTTGACTTACAGCTCTGGTAATCTGGTGAGTATACAGGGCACTGGAAATAAGGTTATCAATAATCTTATCCATGAAGCAGATTATTCGGCAGCGGATATCCCGGCAATTTATTTACTGGGGTCAAACCATCTGATCAGTCATAATACGGTGTATAATGCCGGCCGCCACCTGATATTTATGCCAACCCAAAACAGCCGTATACAGTATAATAATCTATATAATGCAGGAAAGCTGACAAGAGACTGCGGAATACTCTATGAATTTGCCTGGGATGGGCAGGGGACGGCAATACATCACAATTACATCCATGATAATCTGGCAAAGAATTTTTCCAGCACCGGTATCTATCTGGATAATGGCAGCAAGGGTTATATTGTGCATCATAATGTTGTATGGGGAAACTATACGGGAATCAGATTGAACACGCCAAGCAACTTTAACCTGATTTATAACAATACCACTTACGGTAACGGGAATGTGGGATATTGGGGAAGTAATTTTCAGACAGATATGTATGGTGACAGGATTTTCAACAACATTTTTACTACTGCCTTTACACTGCCGGGAACTCATATAGAGGGAAATAATATTTTCTCAGGAACCAATCCGTTATTTTCTGATATTTCATCTTATGACTTCAGACTGCAGGCAGCGTCTCCGGCTATTAATGCAGGAGTCGTAATACCTGGAATTACGGAGGGGTATATTGGTTCAGCACCGGATATTGGAGCTTATGAATATGGCGGAACCAACTGGACGGCAGGGCATAATTTTTCCTCGCCTCCTAATCCGGTTTTTGAGAATTACAGCGTGCTTTATGATAATAATGTAAGGCAGTCAGGGTTTGAGAACGGAATAATCTCACCTTGGGTTACGACGCATGGAGGTACCGCAACAAGTGTATCAAATGCAAGAAGCTGTTCGAAGAGTGTGAGACTGGGAGCCGGTGAAGATGGTATCAAGCAGGTGCTTACAGGTTTAAGCCCAAATACCAGCTATATTTGTACCGCCTGGGTTAAGGCAGAGGCGGGAGGGCAGATTCAGATTGGCGTTACCGGTTTTGGAGGAACGGATGTGACTGCAACCTCGATTAACACTGCCTGGACAATGATGAGTATTCCTTTTACAACCGGAGCGGGTGTTACCAGTGCAACGGTGTATGCCTATAAGCCCTCTGGTGGGGCGTATGTCTATGTAGATGATTTTGGGGTAGTGGAACAATAG